In Besnoitia besnoiti strain Bb-Ger1 chromosome IX, whole genome shotgun sequence, a single genomic region encodes these proteins:
- a CDS encoding putative cell-cycle-associated protein kinase SRPK (encoded by transcript BESB_013400), translating to MVLQRNRRRQRKKKGGGAPPPGALAAAAAAGRLQLASEDDGAGSSGEITCSGDAPRLVSGSGAPHAFHDDDTSFFSPVSSSVHLPGGGAVEMLGKPRQRQARAAQGGVDSRNSVEKREYGGSGEEGDGVEPREEEGEWSVTDSDGQYSKHESDDDEFETSPRRIDNEEGDSSYSSPGEEVEEGYDDESNPPLDMSGDDEGEDDEYDEDEDEYGDSAGDLSQQEDDASPGSRKSPDACGSGGASRETTGSVAPGVGSAGAQGDAADADDDAARANMESDMYFTESDDEDAKEYKKGGYHPVEIGEIYNRRYRIEAKLGWGHFSTVWLATDLQSSPLEYVAIKFQKSAKHYTEAAVDEVHLLTAVKKGVENAIWREASKSYSDIVKERLAEAGPLETNNSCLPPPPFSPTSSRTPPPVVVFKENFTHKGPHGEHMCLVFEVLGPNLLSLIKRFNFRGLPMNLVRRVATDVLYGLSYLHDVCDIIHTDLKPENVCVSAYPLPPPVPPTGGAGLVPSLLSAESRKRERRKRKKQNRKQRKKAQAAAEAAAAEKDGAEEKLDKGEAAEDDEEDDEPGAENAGEDAEGGKDAEGQPQAAGDLHGAAAGKVEDQREEESAENTPPYVKGKLRPSRSDPSLLTSYTDSIHAVQGTLNKHMYNYVGYSQFRSPAAYCCPRSGRRVMYWLPIDYDEREEACDAKDKGPQPTGKKGGKRKKGKKAKAAAGEDAKAPTATGAQVGGDKPAAPAKKNEEGDAAAAAQKKKRVPGKEAQQLPLLHDDLLLHPVAEGIYAKQQKASPGGGAGKGDSPQGDAAAAKKGEEEGTTNDSDVLMWGPYVKLAPGEDPPKEMTVVNTTEGRICIKPLPPSSFVFEQPRAVYKLCDLGNACWGNEHFTEDIQTRQYRSPEVIIRAGYDCSADVWSFACMLFELITGDYLFDPKSSQSFDRDEDHLALIIELLGLFPTDFVSRGRLSNKYFRGNSSQLRRIQQLRFWPLDAVLREKYHLPAIEAESLSDFLLPMLVIDPQHRQSAAQMLQHPWLRMRTMQDEIVYAQMRRNMHVSHPAIDGLLHTAPAEEEDAPLARPAPRSIAAHDALTASLVSGAAPGASQAALVAAQHLAHTHLPYESLFAAGLESAGAAAGTGVAALAAPPTAKSPASPALVGGTSSPLVAGAGGASAPARNAYASGALEAAVAALARPSAASSAPGASSVSLSSAAVGLAVVSGGVGAARLPGTLSPVVTVEAGEHAGPQPDQTSPVSACSPLASHPAYPLAAEPRSPLPPAAAAGVAPEGAPAAGERGEEVNSTRSGGAAAAFLGDSPLTGATFHLGAPQQPVSAFGAEVSGAAGSLFSPQLPPQELQQLLMLLPAEKQQALLQEHSVVSAAARAVVDSPVAVRGTISLDGFDQTFLVGRVEQAPTTSSPPSTSFALGRGTGLRTPLSARPSVSDQGPASAAELAAVASSSARGPVARLSQALGAEEQLGSADRRSESFDKQEQLRQQVLAGVASSIIGADRRVLNSTDGFAAMQQQSCSSFTPLGTPGDARVDSRILGTCASDLDFSSEAALTTDVAGADARGAVHVLLPGADGRSQPQASRSTLPSSSASGSFPWPVQGQQQITSAELLAAFKQDQRQVGSCFSFDSHNAGPVSSGAQVKAGGASDLKQHIPYGTCAAQQLALAGAPGVESFGSQQVHPIGGGRENAFSGVTRKEDERGWQPTAVAACQQWRPDCPSINFHPFPAHRHQQLEQLVSQDGVQRQMQHKFQGGEKDQREKLKQQLLRQQEDLTRLLGRAQQQFQQQQQLQQQ from the exons ATGGTGCTTCAGCGAAACCGCCGacggcagaggaagaagaagggaggtggcgcgccgccgccaggtgcactcgccgcggctgcagcagcaggtcgactgcagctggcgagcgaggacgacggggcggggagcagcggcgagatCACGTGCTCAGGAGATGCTCCACGTCTCGTCTCAGGAAGTGGTGCGCCGCACGCGTTCCACGACGACGACAcatccttcttctcgccggtGTCCAGCTCAGTTCATCtgcctggaggcggcgcagtggAGATGCTTGGGAAGCCGCGtcagcgccaggcgcgcgcggcgcagggcggggTCGACTCCAGAAACAGCGTCGAGAAGCGCGAGTACGGAGGCAgtggcgaggagggcgatgGTGTCGagccgagagaggaagagggcgAATGGAGCGTCACAGACAGCGACGGACAGTATTCCAAGCACGAgtccgacgacgacgaattcgagacgtcgccgcgccgaatcgacaacgaagaaggcgactcgTCCTACTCGTCGCCGGGGGAAGAAGTTGAGGAAGGGTACGACGACGAGAGCAATCCTCCCCTGGACAtgagcggcgacgacgaaggcgaggacgatGAATACgatgaggacgaagacgaataCGGGGACTCTGCTGGCGATCTGAGTCAGCAGGAAGATGACGCCAGCCCCGGCTCGCGGAAGAGCCCCGACGCGTGCGGCTCGGGCGGGGCCTCGCGAGAAACCACCGGCTCGGTCGCCCCCGGTGTgggctctgcgggcgcccagggcgacgccgcagacgcagacgacgacgcagcgcgagccaACATGGAGAGCGACATGTACTTCACCGAAAGCGACGATGAGGACGCCAAGGAGTACAAAAAGGGTGGATACCATCCCGTAGAAATTGGCGAAATCTACAACCGCCGCTATCGAATCGAAGCCAAGCTGGGATGGGGGCATTTCAGCACCGTCTGGCTCGCTACAGATCTTCA GTCGTCGCCTTTGGAGTACGTTGCGATCAAATTTCAGAAGAGCGCAAAGCACTATACAGAGGCGGCTGTCGACGAAGTGCATCTTCTCACGGCCGTCAAGAAAGGCGTCGAGAACGCGATCTGGCGAGAAGCCTCCAAGAGCTACAGT GATATTGTGAAGGAGCGCCTAGCGGAGGCTGGCCCTCTCGAGACGAATAACTCGTGTCTCCCCCCACCGCCCTTTTCCCCAACTTCTTCGCGAACGCCTCCGCCGGTCGTTGTCTTTAAAGAGAACTTCACACACAAGGGCCCTCACGGCGAGCACATGTGCCTCGTCTTTGAAGTTCTTG GCCCGAACTTGCTCTCGCTGATCAAGCGGTTTAACTTTCGAGGGCTGCCGATGAATCTCGTGAGGCGCGTGGCGACAGACGTCCTCTACGGGCTGTCCTACCTGCATGATGTCTGCGACATCATCCATACAGATCTGAAGCCTGAGAAcgtctgcgtctcggcgtacccgctgccgccgccggtgccgccgactggcggcgcgggcctggTGCCTTCGTTGCTTTCTGCAGAGAGCCGCAAGCGCGAACGCAGAAAGCGTAAGAAGCAAAACAGGAAGCAGCGCAAGAAGGCccaggctgccgcggaggccgcggccgcagagaaagacggcgccgaggagaagctggacaagggcgaggccgccgaagacgatgaggaggacgacgagccaggcgcagagaacgcgggggaggacgcagaaggcggaaaagacgcagaggggcAGCCACAAGCGGCCGGCGACCTCCAcggggccgccgcgggcaaGGTGGAGGAccaaagagaagaagaaagtgcAGAGAACACGCCGCCCTACGTGAAGGGCAAATTGCGCCCGAGCCGCTCAGACCCGTCACTTCTCACTTCGTATACAGACAGCATCCACGCTGTACAGGGAACACTCAACAA GCACATGTATAACTACGTCGGCTACTCGCAGTTCCGCAGCCCTGCGGCCTACTGCTGCCctcgcagcgggcgccgcgtgaTGTATTGGCTCCCGATCGACTACgacgagagggaggaggcgt gcgacgcgaaggacaAGGGGCCGCAGCCGACTGGAAAGAAGGGcggaaagaggaagaagggaaagaaggcgaaggccgccgccggcgaggacgcgaaggcgccgacggccACCGGCGCCCAGGTCGGCGGCGACAAACCGGCAGCTCCTGCGAAGAAGAatgaagagggcgacgcggcggcggcggcgcagaagaagaagcgcgtccCAGGAAAGGAGGCTCAGCAACTGCCGCTGCTTCACGACGACCTCCTCCTGCACCCAGTCGCCGAGGGCATCTACGCCAAACAACAGAAAGCGTcgcctggcggaggcgccggaaaGGGGGACAGCCcccagggcgacgccgcggccgccaaaaagggcgaggaagaaggaacgACCAACGACAGCGACGTCCTCATGTGGGGGCCCTACGTGAAGCTTGCGCCGGGCGAAGACCCCCCGAAGGAGATGACCGTCGTCAACACCACGGAGGGACGCATCTGCATCAA GCCGCTTCCCCCCTCGTCGTTTGTCTTTGAGCAACCGAGGGCGGTGTACAAGCTCTGCGACTTGGGGAACGCCTGCTGGGGCAATGAGCACTTCACAGAGGACATTCAGACGAGGCAGTATCGCTCTCCCGAG GTGATCATTCGAGCAGGCTACGACTGCTCTGCCGACGTCTGGTCCTTTGCCTGCATGCTGTTCGAGTTGATCACCGGCGACTACCTCTTCGACCCGAAGTCGTCGCAGTCTTTTGACCGCGACGAAGATCATCTGGCGCTG ATTATCGAGCTGCTGGGTCTTTTCCCGACTGACTTCGtcagccgcgggcggctcTCGAAC AAATACTTCCGCGGAAACAGCAGCCAGCTGCGCCGCATTCAGCAGCTCCGCTTCTGGCCCTTGGATGCCGTCCTGCGGGAGAA GTATCACCTGCCGGCGATTGAGGCGGAGTCGCTGTCGGACTTTCTGCTTCCCATGCTCGTCATCGATCCGCAGCACCGCCAGTCAGCGGCCCAGATGCTTCAGCATCCCTGGCTCCGCATGCGCACCATGCAGGACGAGATTGTCTATGCGCAGATG CGGCGCAACATGCATGTGAGCCATCCGGCGATCGACGGCCTTCTTCATactgcgccggcggaggaggaggatgcgcccctggcgcggcctgcgcctcgcagcaTCGCCGCGCACGACGCGTTGACTGCGTCGCTAgtctccggcgcggcgccaggcgcctcgcaggcggcgttggtcgccgcgcagcacctCGCGCACACGCATCTCCCGTACGAGAGTCTCTTCGCGGCAGGCCTCGAATCTGCCGGGGCGGCTGCCGGCACGGGCGTCGCAGCCCTTGCTGCGCCCCCCACGGCGAAGAG CCCCGCGTCCCCCGCCTTGGTGGGAGGCACCTCGTCACCTCtggtcgcaggcgccggcggagcgtccgcgcccgcgcggaaCGCCTACGCGAGTGGCGCCCTGGAAGCAGctgtcgcggctctcgcgcggccttccgcagcttcttcggcgcccggcgcgagctcagtctctctctcctcggcggctgTGGGCCTCGCGGTCGTCTCGGGCGGGGTtggagccgcgcgccttccgggCACGCTCTCGCCCGTCGTCACTGTGGAGGCAGGGGAACACGCCGGCCCGCAGCCCGACCAGACGTCTCCTGTCTCGGCCTGCTCGCCGCTGGCCTCTCACCCGGCGTATCCGCTCGCTGCAGAACCGCGCagcccgctgcctccggcggcggccgcgggggtcGCACCCGAgggagcgccggcagccggggagcgaggcgaagaagtgAACAGTACACgaagcggcggggcggctgccgcgtttCTGGGAGACTCACCGCTCACCGGAGCGACGTTCCATCTCGGCGCGCCCCAGCAGCCCGTCTCTGCTTTCGGCGCTGAagtcagcggcgccgcagggagcCTCTTCagtccgcagctgccgccgcaggagctccagcagctcctTATGCTTCTGCCGGCGGAAAAACAGCAGGCGCTTCTACAGGAACACAGCGTCGtgagcgcggcagcgagggccGTCGTGGACTCGCCTGTCGCAGTCCGAGGAACCATTTCCTTG GATGGGTTCGACCAGACGTTTCTCGTCGGGCGAGTGGAGCAGGCGCCAACGACTTCGTCGCCGCCAAGCACGTCTTTCGCACTCGGCCGCGGGACGGGGTTGAGGACGCCCCTGTCGGCGCGGCCCTCTGTCAGCGACCAGGGGCCTGCATCCGCGGCTGAACTTGCCGCGgtggcgtcgtcgtctgcgcgggGTCCCGTGGCCCGCCTGAGCCAAGCGCTAGGGGCTGAGGAGCAACTGGGCAGCGCCGACCGCCGCTCGGAGTCTTTCGACAAAcaggagcagctgcgccagcaAGTGCTCGCTGGCGTTGCCTCGTCCATTATTGGCGCGGATCGTCGCGTCCTGAACAGTACCGACGGCTTCGCGGCCATGCAGCAACAATCTTGCTCGTCTTTTACTCCTCTGGGCACgcccggcgacgcgcgcgtggaTAGCCGCATTTTAGG GACTTGCGCGTCGGATCTCGACTTTTCGAGTGAAGCAGCTTTGACAACTGACGTGGCTggagcagacgcgcgaggtgCCGTTCACGTGCTTCTTCCTGGGGCGGACGGTCGCAGCCAGCCACAAGCCAGCCGCAGCACGCTTCCCAGCAGCTCGGCGAGCGGGAGCTTCCCGTGGCCTGTGCAAGGTCAACAACAGATTACCAGCGCcgagcttctcgccgcgTTCAAGCAGGACCAGCGGCAGGTCGGCAGTTGCTTTTCGTTCGACAGCCACAACGCTGGCCCGGTGTCGTCCGGCGCCCAGGTCaaagccggcggcgcgtccgaTCTAAAGCAACACATTCCGTACGGGACgtgcgcagcgcagcagcttgCGCTTGCAGGAGCTCCCGGCGTCGAGTCCTTCGGATCACAACAGGTGCATCCGAttggaggcggcagagaaaATGCATTTTCTGGAGTCACGAGGAAGGAAGACGAGCGGG GGTGGCAACCGACGGCAGTCGCTGCGTGCCAGCAGTGGCGCCCGGACTGTCCAAGCATCAACTTCCACCCGTTCCCGGCCCACCGTCACCAGCAGCTGGAGCAGTTGGTGTCCCAAGACGGAGTTCAACGTCAGATGCAGCACAAGTTTCAGGGGGGCGAGAAAGACCAGCGTGAAAAATTGAAGCAGCAGCTTTTGCGTCAGCAGGAGGACCTCACTCGCCTGCTAGGGAGGGCGCAACAACAGTTTcagcaacagcagcagctgcagcaacaGTGA